The Montipora foliosa isolate CH-2021 chromosome 10, ASM3666993v2, whole genome shotgun sequence genomic sequence taataaaacatttcttttgttttcccttcatgaattattaatgagttttacaAACTTAAATATTAATCTCTTCTCTTTtgtaaaatttgtttattttgcggagaaaaaataaatgaataaatatataAAGATAAATAAACATTGTATCTGAACCACTATTACTCACCATTCAACAGTTCTTGCTCTCGCGCACAAAAAGCTTCTTGTGCTTGTTGACATTCCTTAGCCAACTTTTCTTTCTCTGTCTCCAAACATTTTATCTGTTTCTCCTGTTCCTCCACACATTTTGTTAGCTCCTTGATTTTCTCCTGTGCCTGAGAAAGAGCACTTTCCTTTTCGCGTTTCAACTTCATCATAATAACATTGAAGCGTATCTGCTGATCTTCTTCAAAGCGTGATTTATTTTCCTGAATTTTCTGTGCAACTCCTTCGTGCTCCTCAATTTTTACTTTGTAGTCACTAATAATCAAACTAAGCTTGTCGGTTTCCTCCTTGTGCTGAAATTTGCTTCTTTCTTTATCGGCTTCTGACTGTTTTAATTCTTCTGTAAGTTTTCTATTTTCTAGCTCAAGTTTTGATTTAAGCTCTAAAAGAACACTTCTCTCTTTCTCAAAATGTGCATTCAGTTGAGTCCTTTCTGTTTCAAATTCATCTCTTGTTCTATTCGCTGCACTCCTATGAAATTCTGCTTTTTTCTGTATACTTTCAATCACTGCCAAAACATCACCTTTCACATCCGATGTAAAGTCTTTTAGAACTTGTTTACATTCTTTAAGACCCTGCTGAAACACTTCAATCTCATTTTTGAAACACTCTATGACTTTGGCATTTGTCTGCTGAAGTCTTTTATTCTGAGAAAATTCACTGTCCAATGAACTTTGAGCATTTGCAAGCTGTTTTTCTAACTGTTCTAATCTTTGGACCATTTGATTTCCAGCTTGATGCTGATCACTCCAGTCCACCATCTTCTCTTCACGAATCTCAGAACCACTTTTTTGTAACAATTCCTTAACATTAGACCCATGAATTTGCAAATTGCCATCTGAGCTTTGTTCCGTATGACTGCTATGATCAGTGCTCTGTGTTCCAGAACTAGTAATTGTAGGTGTCTGACTGGCATCATCCAGAAGAGCAGTACAATCCGCTTGAAGCTCTCCTACTGGTTGGGCATTGTTACCATCATCAAGATTGGCAACCAAATCAGCATCAAAGACAGTAACATAGTCTTCGTGCGCAGATCGAAAAACTAAGTCACTATCGTCTAATGCCGAGCTTCTTTCAGACCCAGTGTCACTACTACTCTTCTTTCTTCCATCTACACCACTGTCCTCGGCAGACTCGGCAATGCCTTGAAAATCCTTCTTTGTCACTTTTCTCGGTTCATCAACAGGAACATCTGCTGTAGAATAAAACTGCACTCCATGTTCATCTTGGACAGGAGTTTTCTCTTCTTGGCATCTCCATTCAACTTGTGTGGAAGCATCCATACTCATTTGTGTGGCCTTTTGAGACACAGACATTTCAgcaaatgatctcattttcctCTCTGAAATACTTTCACTAGTTCTTGTTGCTACACCCAGTAGAAACTGTGAAGTGCCAAGATTTTCAAATTCTCCTAATTGCAAGAAACTCTTTTTTCCTGTCTCATCTCTCATGCTGATATTGATTGAGCTGTTCTCAAGAAATGTTGCCAATTCTGGGATCTGATCCTGTAGCTGTTGAAGATCTCTGTCTGTTATAATGGGTAGCTGTTCGTCAAAGACTCTTGGTGGCCCCTCTGCAAATTTGGATGGTCTGTCACCGAAACCTCTGAAAAGATTTTGCAAAAAGTGTTGACCTAACGAGAGAATAGGGACAAAAACATTAGTTGTTGCTGACAACAGGATGTGGAAAACAACATTTCAAGTGCTTTTAATATTGCAAGTCTTCATCAGGCAGCCGTGCAGACACGGGTTGGGTCACATTAAAATCGTCAACTGGGCAGAGCTGGTGGCACAGTTGGTTGGTCATTGTTCTATTGTACCATGAGGGAAGTCCCTCTAACAACAGCAGAACCACCAAtcaaggtcttaaaataaccaacgagaaAGAACCACCTTACAGGGGTAGTATCATGGGAATTATCCCTTTTATTTTGACCATAAATTTACTAAATCGATTTTCAGTGactttttcattcttaaattgCTTCTGGATCACCGCAGTGAAATAAACATCTATCAAGGTTTAAGagaaaaatgagccacactCAGTTATTATGGAACTTACCTACTGAATGTAAAGGCAGTATTTGAAAatgtcggcccgacgttttcaaactggcattcattttaatcttggctATGTGTAACTAAGAACACCTAAGAATGGTTTCTGTGAGCTGAAATAGCCTTCGGCCATTAATGTTTGTTTGCCATCGATAAACACgtctcctttgctttccagatttttactacaatccatgacactgcccctttaaagtTTGTGATTTTATATTTCAAATGATCAGATTTTCTTGAaagtcttctgggatgacaacTACATGTCTTAACTATAGGCCCCATCTCACCACCCGTCAgcctgtgggatgttaaaggtCACACACACTCTTTGCAAAAAGTAGGGCATGGAATTCCCAATGTTGTGCTCTGTCCTATTCCCTCCATCAAAGTTGTTGGCCTGACAGTGATGTCTAAAAAGACAATATTACTTGTTGTACGAAACCACCTTGACAGAGTCAGCCAAAACTAAAGAAGACTTTGCCAGAAGCTGAAACACATGACGTACGATTTCGTTCCTGGTTGTTTAGCCCATTGTCTCCTTGGAGTAAGACTTAAGTTAATAGATTCCACTGTGACTAACGTGAGagaattttacttgtcaatgggggaggggggggggctgctttaggagtcaatgggttagacAAGAAGTTGTTATTTTGCCAGTGTGCCACTGGTTGGACATGTACACCAAGTCTACCACAGGATGATctcattattaattttactgAACCGAAGTAAAgaattaaatattaaaataatttattcctCCATGAAAATGCACAGGATATAGGATGGTAAgaagatcattattattattattatatctactaattatgaataataattattccctACACAGAGTTGCCTATAACGAAATGTTATCATATGAGTTCTGAATGTTCCACACAGGAAAATTTCACTTCCTGCAGGCCTCCTATTTGAACCCATAAACAATATTCCATGGGCCATTCAGAACCCaagaaacaatattaattttcttaatCACTGGGTTAGGAAATTTACTGCAATGACATATTACCAAACTGTAGCTCAAACTCCTCTCTTCGTACAGTTTCCTCTGATCTTGCTTGGTTTGATGTCTCACATAACTTACTTGTCCactaagataaaaaaaaacaataattacataattattgTATCATAAAACtattaatttcaatttcaagACTTCTCATGAAACTGTAAACAAGTAAATAACATCAATCTTACAAATAAGAATCTGATATCATGGCGACCCATTCAATTGCAAAAACTGAATTCATCAATGGAGTTCCTTACTTTGTTGCAAAATGCTTTCAACTGGCTTCTTCCTTCAATCAAATTACCCGGtactagttttttaaaaatttacctACACTCCTGAAGAGtgattttgctttcttttcacAAAGGGAGAGTACCACAGAATTGCGCATTATTCTAGCCATAGCGAATGTCACTGTttataagccaatcagaagacACGTTACAATTCGTGCGGGGAAATTTTACACGTGTGAAAATTTCGCTCAGCCCTTAGTACCTCATTAGTTATTGTTTAATATATCAATAAATTTCTCCACATAGCAGTGTAAATTTCCCGCATGAATTATAACGTCCTTCCCGATTGGCTGATAAATTATGAAAATGCGCAATACCGTTATACTCGCCCTGCTGAATAATGTTCTTAAACCCATTGCCTCCTATAAAGGGGGCTACTTGTTAGGAGGCAATGGGTCCTGGCTAGGGCAGTAGGAGGGCAACTTCTtaggattttactctgtctaatgccacacagttatttgttatttgtcaatggagaaccccttAAGGCAAAAAGGGTTAACGACAACTACGTCTACTCATTAAAAACTGTGTACCCTTTATCCCTTTGCCTGCTAAGGGTGACACTGtcttattgtttattttctttataacaactttattaaaTAATGCATTAAAATAACCTTAATTGAAAGGGTTATAGTAGGGAGGAACTAATCCCCATTTATTACCagtatatagatattgatgaaataccaggatttctccttttactaaaaaatcatatcttcaccgcgcgcagcgaacatatcatttttatctttcacatgtgaggatataggtgttgtcatggtaaccaacacgattagccaataaaacgcgagcttcgtcttcattgtaagatacctttgtgctttaatataattattctcgactacattaacatttttattgcaaaatttgacattatcatgatttgtttttcataactttcatatcttgtttcatgttacacaacatgcatgttttagcggttggtgaccactttttcatcatttggaaaataaataaaacaagttgttttaaatctagacatttcatcgatatctatataataaacagaacattacatggccacttggggatacgaattttatcttctcgtgctaaAAGTATCTCTCTCTCGTTTGCTTCGCTCACTcatgagagatacttgcagcacttgaagataaaattcgtatccccgcgcagccatgtaatatcctctatatatgtaAGGTTTTACTTTTAATTGATtcttaacccactgacacctcaaacgccctaggacactCCCAGTTGACGTGTCTGGCATTAGGCACACTCCCAtggatcaatgggttaacacTATACGATATGACTTGTCAACGGGAAACCCTCTTGTGGGCAAAAGGGATACTATACTCTCTCGTATTAACCAACTGGCTCATTGAAGGTCACTTGAGATGCATGTATGAAATACCAACCTTCTGAAATTGGGATGAAAACAGTCTTCTTCTGACCACCTCAGCCACTGCTAATATATACATGCGAGGTGCATCATTCACTTGTTCAATGATTTCCAACCTAAACAAACcacataattaattattaccTTTTTACTCAAAAGACACCAATCTCAAGTCTCATATTCCAAGTACCTTTGACCAGCAGCCTGTTTAAGGAAGAGACTGCACAGTGGTgcgagcactcgccttccaccaatgcaGCCCATgcaggttcaattcccagacatGGCATCACACAATTACATATCAGGTATGTAACTGAAATCAGTACACAACTTTTTATTTCCTGGAGGAGGTTGAATTGTTCCTGTTTCTAAGGAGCACAATGCAAAAACGTGGATCTTTTGCTGAAAACTTTACAGTGTTcctatgattttaaaaaaaatcatatccgtttcttcttcagattttgaaagtgtgtttgcccAACACCTGACCAGCAAAAATTTgatctttgacttttatccaaaggtcgtttgctgcatattaattctgtggtGTAGACACACGTTGCATTTCTTACActggtgagcctttgacatcattttccccttgatccagctctctcaagatcttaaatttactaatggcagaccattaaataggaacatttcagttaaaataaGTAAGTGTCGTTTTTAAATCAACTGGCTTAAAAGTTTGGTCGTttagtgttaagttaacatagttttgaaatccaaagaaaaattaataattaattttctggtcacagtggcactttaagtGAATAGTGAATAAGTCAAGAAGGAATATGTTAGTCCCTGTGAATAAAATAGAGACATTCATTTTCAATGTACATTGACTCAGGGATACtaggaaaaaatccgagtgctctaTAGCTACCGGGTAAGTGTTAGAGCATCTGCATTTAGTATATGTAACTGTATGGGCTTGAGAGCAATAAAGGATtaatttcaaagttttcacaaaattgcctgAATCGCGAAGCGatgagggcaatttggaaaactctGAAAATTCAAGTGAAATTAATTAATCCTTTTAAATTGCAcaagggcacattgcgattacatgtttatcacataaagggcaaaattattgaaggAAGCCTGTACAGTGCCACGACAAATGACAATTGACAGGCTACCATTAATTCGCTTAAAATTCAATTCAACaaatcgttgctgtcaacagaaatagtgCTTAAAATGAATTTTATATGTGGataaaaaagtagtttaatctcgaagaagattctcttgtaagtttgcttgctctggataattagcaactgttaaccaatcaagatcaagtaatcatgccctcttgattaccaaaagtgctcTTGTGATTAAGGAGAAATGCCcgccgtctcagccaatcagcattcagtaatttcgccccgtatgtgataagtCTAGTAATCGAAAGGTTGTAGGTTCAACTCCTGCAAAGGAACACTCAGAGTTTTTTTCCAGTATCCCTGAGTCAAcatcaaaaaataaatctcttcaaacAGGCAAATGTTACTGTTTGCATACCATCTAATTACCTTCTTTTTATTCTTCTGATATTTTCATGATACATGATGATTGTTCCATCACATTCACATATTTTCTTTTCCACATACATAATCCACCTGTGAAACACACATCAAGGTAAAGTACAAGAGAGAATAACACGGTGCTAttcattaaaaaacaattaataatttatttgttcCTTTCAGGATTGTAACTCATTGAGCTTGCTGAGAAATGAATGACCTTTTCTCACTTGTACATGTCAGGCAAATAATGATGTACTCAAATATAATATACGGTCCATAGAGTTCTAAAGTGAAGACATCTGAAAGGGCTAGTTGCCAAAAACTAGCATTGTGGAGCAAATTGTCTCGGAGATCTAGTCCTGTTTGACTCCATAAAAATCCTCCGAAATTTGACTTGGTTCCTAATGCTAATTCCGTAATTACGTTATTATGGGAGAGATGTGTGGACTTGCAGACATTTTTTACTCTTTTATTACCAATGTTATGTTATTCGGCAGTCCTGAGTGTGTAGACTTGCATGAAAACATAATATTTCCGAATTCTGTCATTTCGTTATTATGGGAGAGAAGTGTGGACTCGCAGATCTTTTTTACATGTTTATTACCTTGTTACGTTATAACGGGATTGTGTAGAATTGCATCATATGTCCGAATTCCATCATTACGTTATAACGGGAGAGATGTGTGGAGTCGCCGATATTTTTTACTCTTTTATTACCTTGTTACGTTATTCGGTGGGAGTGTGTAGACTTGTGTAAAAACATAATTCCAAATTCCGTCATCACGTTATTATGGGAGggatcacaggtaacccaggctcactgtgtgccacattggtaaatatagagaacatatgaggcgaagtttaggtctggaaatttgctaaaaaatggaaataaaaattgatcAAACTTATTACACTcatcaccaggcgtcccgagttcagtgccattttgaattggacactttgcgaggacaacggtttctggctgccattttagcaggttaacttacaagttctacggagcctggtggcttcgcgttgctacctggagatgcttcagtggattcatggtttaaaGAAATTCATGTTTCACTAGCCTGGcatgtttatttagcgactggattcgatttttgcgaaaaaaatcgtgcttgttttggtcgatcggagtcccgacgctggcttcagtctcataccttgtcactatactatgaaggaaggtgaatggggaccattttccccgaaactttgtgTACGtgttaaagacaacaacagctcaccacatggtaagtttgatcgattttcatttccattttctagcaaatttccacacctaaacttcgcctcatatgttctctatatttaccaatgtggcacacacagtgagcctgggttacctatGGAGGGATGCGTAGACTCACAGACATTTTTTACTCATCTGTTACCTTGttataaaaatttggttttatcaacggagttgataatgtaaattggccaccgtacagaaattctaaaagctgaagtttcgagcgttagcccttcgtcgctctgacgaagggctaacactcaaaatgtcagcttttagaatttctgtacggtggccaatttacattatcaactccgttgataaaaccaaatttttgtatactacttccccaccgacgcagcaccacagtttctttagaaactacccccttaaTTCATTTGTTACCTTGTTTCATTATTACAGGATTGTGAAGACTTGCAAGAAAACATATTTCCGAATTTATCATTACGATATTACAGGGAGGACGTGTGGACTTGCAGACATTTTTTTACTTAAGCGTAAAAATGGAAAAAGTTATGGAAGAAGTGTGAATTTATACCAACAATAAGATTGCTGTTACACTATTATGGGTAATAATGGAAGATGAAAATCCTAAAACCTAAAACAAAAATCCTAAAACAAAATAATCTGTTTATTGCAGGACCTAACACAGAGTTTCCAGATAATCAAGGAAAAATGTATAGGGGTGCTGTTTTATGGAAAAGTCAGATTATTATGACTTGAAACGATATGGCACAGAATGAAGTGAACTATCGAGAGCATCGACTCACGATTGCGAGCATATCAATTCGCACACATTCACACTGCACCTTCCTTCGCTCTCGATCTCTTGCAATCGCTGGTTGaccttcctttccttttgctACCTCTATGGTTGGGAAAGTTCATTTCCTAAGACTTCCGACCCCAGGCACATCAGCTGGATCGACTATGGTTGGACATCAACgcaaaaaatacaagaaattcaAACAGCACAGAGAAAACACAAATGGTTTAGTAATGGTTTGCCAAACaaaataagtggttttgaaatcGAACTCTCGAAACACAAAAAGTTAAATGCTCTTTTGTGAAGCGGTttagtcaaaattgaaatggttcAGGCGCTGATGTTAAAACGGAATAGACTAATTCAAATTGGTTTATTTGATCAACTGAGAATTGTTCCGTTGACAAATGTGAAATGATCAGATCTGACAACCAAGGGTCTACCTCGTGGCAGAATGGTTTACCCAAAGAAGGCACGATTCAGCTAAATGACAAATGACTTAAATCACCGCCAAATGGTTTAAtcaagtgtcaaatggtttaaCAGATGGGCAATCGATTAGGTGCaaagtcaaatggacaagacaagactgaaatggtttatttaaagaaggaaCGGTTCAACTAGTCGACGAATGACTTAACTCACCGGCAAATGGTTTGATGGCCGGACAAGTGATTCACTGCAATGTCAAATGGACCAGATAAGACTGAAACGGTTCAGTTAAAGAAGAAACTGGTCAACTAATCGACAGACGACTTAACTCACCGGCAGATGGTTTACtcaagtgtcaaatggtttaatggctgggcaagtgattcagtgcaagGTCAAATAGACAAGTCAAGACTGAAATGTTCTAGTCAACGAGGGGTCTGACATAAATATCTGTTTTGAGCCTGATAAAACGTGGTTCGAACGTGACAGGCTTTTTGTTCCCTGtgtgaaattgttttcttccttctttttggatgaagtattgtttctgtttttcaagACTTGGgctaaatgtacatgtaactgattaatgatgtccacagcATGAAGATAAACAAGATAAGGTCCTTTGTCCCAGTTTTCAGAGTTGTCTTCTCCATagctttactctgtttttgTACGTGAAATGGAAACCGTGTTGAAGTGGGGTTTCATAAAGAACATACTCTCCTCGGCAGCtgtctttcgggatgtcacacAACGAGCTTTGCATGACATCCTGGCCATTGACTACATGACTGACTAAAAAGAAGggtccttaaggtaattcccttgaaaatgacatactatccagatttttgtcaaacttggcacaactgatattcatacacagaaCACTagaaaaaggcaataaaaagatggtatcgccatgcttgttttcatgctgcatgccctttattctaagtgcaacaaaaaaaagcaaggtgataCAAACACCAACCTGGTGTGGCCAGcacatcacgcatgcacacaaccatttcacccagtcaattagcagccatggacagctgtttcggccctgctgggcctcatcagcatggcgtagctaacgtATTAGGCGGGTGTCTTAAACACctctttaagtggcagctccgCACAACAGAGGTgttaagctgggttgggaacagcacagccGTTCTCCCActgcaagcgtgtgggaaggtggatcaacAAAAGAGACCAGTGTGTCACATAATGTTTAAGTACACATGTacaaaaagcaaggtgacacaagcaccaacccagttggtgtttgtgtcacctggctcttttttgttgtacttagaataaagggcatgcacacgaaaacaagcatggtgacaccatctttttattgcctttttaaATGTCCTGTCTATGAATCTCAATTGTGCTACGTTTGACAagaatctggatagtacgtcattttcaagggaattccCTAAAGGACCCTTCCTTTTAGTCAGTCATGTAGTCAATGGTCAGGATGTCACGCAAAGCTCATTGAGTGACATCCCGAAAGAGGGCTGCGAAGGAGAATACGTTCTTTACGAAACCCCGCTTCGACACAGTTTCCATTCCACGTACAATAACAGAGTAAAGCTATCgagaagacaactctgaactGGGAAAAAGTACATTATCTTGATTATCTTCATGCTGTGGACATCAATTCATTAATCAGTTACATGCTGCAaactgaaagattcactttgGACACTTGTAGGAAGATTCTAATAAGGCAATCCTATGAAGCAAAGCCTGAATTTTAATGATATGGAATAAAAAATGGTGGTGAAATTTCGAGTCACATGCACTTTAAGACTTTTGCTACACAGCTTGAAGAGCTAGGGAAAAAGTACTAAAGTGGAGTGGAACTTTGGACTGTGAGTTTGTGTCAGTCACTGTAGTGACATGAGTTAGTTCCTTGCTATGTGTAATGTTCACTCCTGACTTAACTAGGAAAAAAGAGATAATTTTGTATAGTTCAGGTACTTTTGATTGAAATACCTGCAGTTGTGTTAAATGGATATTTTTATGTATCGATCATTTTTGCCAGTGGGAATGTGCACAGTATTGATCAAGGTCTCCTGTTGTTTTTCTGTTCTCCAAATAATTGCATTTGACAGAACGCAGTTCTAATGCAGACTGAATTGAGATTTTTTGGGACAACCAGTGCATCGATCTTGGGACTCCAGTATCAATTCACACAAATTCACATTGCACCTTACTTTGCTCTCGATCTCTTGCAATCGCTGGTTGAccttcctttctttttgctACGTCTATGGTTGGGAAAGTTCATTTCCTAAGACTTCCGACCCCAGGCACATCAGCTGGATCGACTATGGTTGGCCATCACCGCCAAAATAACAAGAAATTGAAACAGCACAGAGAAAACACAAATGGTGTAGTGATGGTTTGCCAAACgaaataagtggttttgaaatgaaaatcttaaaatacaaacagtTAAGTGCTCTTTTGTGATGCGGTTTActcaaaattgaaatggttcAGGCGCTGATGTTAAAACAGAACAGACTAATTCAAATTGGTTTATTTGATCAACTGAGAATTGTTCCGTTGCCAAATGTGAAATGATCAGATCTGACAACCAAGGGTCTGCCTCGTAGCAGAATGCTTTACTCAAAGAAGGCACGATTCAGCTAAATGACAAATGACTTAAATCACCGCCAAATGGTTTAAtcaagtgtcaaatggtttaaCAGATGGGCAATCGATTAGGTGCaaagtcaaatggacaagacaagactgaaatggtttatttaaagaaggaaCGGTTCAACTAGTCGACGAATGACTTAACTCACCGGCAAATGGTTTGATGGCCGGACAAGTGATTCACTGCAATGTCAAATGGACCAGATAAGACTGAAACGGTTCAGTTAAAGAAGAAACTGGTCAACTAATCGACAGACGACTTAACTCACCGGCAGATGGTTTACtcaagtgtcaaatggtttaatagctgggcaagtgattcagtgcaagGTCAAATAGACAAGTCAAGACTGAAATGTTCTAGTCAATGAGGGGTCTGACATAAATTTCTGTTTTGAGCCTGATAAAACGTGGTTCGAACGTGACAGGCTTTTTGTTCCCTGtgtgaaattgttttcttccttctttttggatgaagtattgtttctgtttttcaagAGTTGGgctaaatgtacatgtaactgattaatgatgtccacagcATGAAGATAAACAAGATAAGGTCCTTTGTCCCAGTTTTCAGAGTTGTCTTCTCCATagctttactctgtttttgTACGTGAAATGGAAACCGTGTTGAAGTGGGGTTTCATAAAGAACATACTCTCCTCGGCAGCtgtctttcgggatgtcacacAACGAGCTTTGCATGACATCCTGACCATTGACTACATGACTGACTAAAAAGAAGggtccttaaggtaattcccttgaaaatgacatactatccagatttttgtcaaacttggcacaactgatattcatacacagaaCACTagaaaaaggcaataaaaagatggtatcgccatgcttgttttcatgctgcatgccctttattctaagtgcaacaaaaaaaagcaaggtgataCAAACACCAACCTGGTGTGGCCAGcacatcacgcatgcacacaaccatttcacccagtcaattagcagccatggacagctgtttcggccctgctgggcctcatcagcatggcgtagctaacgtATTAGGCGGGTGTCTTAAACACctctttaagtggcagctccgCACAACAGATGTGTTAAGCTGAGTTGGGTACCGCACAGCCGTTCTCCCActgcaagcgtgtgggaaggtggatcaacAAAAGAGACCAGTGTGTCACATAATGTTTAAGTACACATGTacaaaaagcaaggtgacacaagcaccaacccagttggtgtttgtgtcacctggctcttttttgttgtacttagaataaagggcatgcacacgaaaacaagcatggtgacaccatctttttattgccttttttagTGTCCTGTCTATAAATATCAATTGTGCTACGTTTGACAagaatctggatagtacgtcattttcaagggaattccCTAAAGGACCCTTCCTTTTAGTCAGTCATGTAGTCAATGGTCAGGATGTCACGCAAAGCTCATTGAGTGACATCCCGAAAGAGGGCTGTGAAGGAGAATACGTTCTTTACGAAACCCCGCTTCGACACAGTTTCCATTCCACGTACAATAACAGAGTAAAGCTATCgagaagacaactctgaactGGGACAAAGTACATTATCTTGATTATCTTCATgctgtggacatcattaatcagtTACATGCTGCAaactgaaagattcactttgGACACTTGTAGGAAGATTCTAATAAGGCAATCCTATGAAGCAAAGCCTGAATTTTAATGATATGGAATAAAAAATGGTGGTGAAATTTCGAGTCACATGCACTTTAAGACTTTTGCTACACAGCTTGAAGAGCTAGGGAAAAAGTACTAAAGTGGAGTGGAACTTTGGACTGTGAGTTTGTGTCAGGCACTGTAGTGACATGGGTTAGTTCCTTGCTATGTGTAATGTTCACTCCTGACTTAACTAGGAAAAAAGAGATAATTTTGTATAGTTCAGGTACTTTTGCTTGCAATACCTGCAGTTGTG encodes the following:
- the LOC137972951 gene encoding RB1-inducible coiled-coil protein 1-like; this translates as MLHVFHVDLGVIYTFEMELAMESIQVLMSTVASVTGIPEDKQVLLISNGEALDPAERVCSYSSAGTDTNPIFLFSKSTIESSIPPSPSLDLGSEANLKEQVEMSFNLPPTYETLVSRAQLASDFHLLAIEISKSCERLVCEQKLQQKGWAAVVANLESIASEFRARSSSVHQIYSEFLDSRPRYIELLDRFKQMLPLLARVPVLPCLLTRQVVSKERLPDGRLSLLDWISAQDNKNSLQDMVKQCIEAVEQFDESHLTEITGEVNEVLESLNNTNMKEIKGLDERLAGLQQLLHIVQTLTQSQADMAQGFQQNQERAQNIGDPSVLPDLCVSHQKQLMMLMKNHSHLRDVRKRCAKAKDELSSNLHTRLRWIMYVEKKICECDGTIIMYHENIRRIKRRLEIIEQVNDAPRMYILAVAEVVRRRLFSSQFQKWTSKLCETSNQARSEETVRREEFELQFGQHFLQNLFRGFGDRPSKFAEGPPRVFDEQLPIITDRDLQQLQDQIPELATFLENSSINISMRDETGKKSFLQLGEFENLGTSQFLLGVATRTSESISERKMRSFAEMSVSQKATQMSMDASTQVEWRCQEEKTPVQDEHGVQFYSTADVPVDEPRKVTKKDFQGIAESAEDSGVDGRKKSSSDTGSERSSALDDSDLVFRSAHEDYVTVFDADLVANLDDGNNAQPVGELQADCTALLDDASQTPTITSSGTQSTDHSSHTEQSSDGNLQIHGSNVKELLQKSGSEIREEKMVDWSDQHQAGNQMVQRLEQLEKQLANAQSSLDSEFSQNKRLQQTNAKVIECFKNEIEVFQQGLKECKQVLKDFTSDVKGDVLAVIESIQKKAEFHRSAANRTRDEFETERTQLNAHFEKERSVLLELKSKLELENRKLTEELKQSEADKERSKFQHKEETDKLSLIISDYKVKIEEHEGVAQKIQENKSRFEEDQQIRFNVIMMKLKREKESALSQAQEKIKELTKCVEEQEKQIKCLETEKEKLAKECQQAQEAFCAREQELLNALQENKAKIQEAELLMQDKQAEFLQQIEQEKASTLTLLQVERQMWEVERNKKSTEQDQETERGTDAVLEEDFQQKIQVLENENRKFKAILSEQSGDETGRSVLQSAELKQTLNEKEQQIRILQQQLTQMQQLAGAATATTKSDKALDKISLKDFQIGDVILLKFDNTYENYLVVTTGQTLFFLHPDSLDQLDLAMSGPKKRQWMLAQMTDKEYVQAKKPHNRFHVPVGTKFYRIHAKPCEQ